Proteins encoded by one window of Sus scrofa isolate TJ Tabasco breed Duroc chromosome 12, Sscrofa11.1, whole genome shotgun sequence:
- the PMP22 gene encoding peripheral myelin protein 22 — translation MLLLLLGIIVLHVAVLVLLFVSTIVSQWMVGNGHATDLWQNCTTSPSGNVQHCFMSSANEWLQSVQATMILSVIFSVLSLFLFFCQLFTLTKGGRFYITGVFQILAGLCVMSAASIYTVRHLDWHYGSENSYGFAYILAWVAFPLALLSGVVYVILRKRE, via the exons ATGCTTCTCCTGTTGCTCGGGATCATCGTCCTCCACGTCGCGGTGCTGGTGCTGCTGTTCGTCTCCACGATCGTCAGC CAATGGATGGTGGGCAATGGACATGCTACTGACCTCTGGCAAAACTGCACCACCTCCCCGTCGGGCAACGTGCAGCACTGCTTCATGTCGTCAGCAAACG AATGGCTGCAGTCCGTCCAGGCCACCATGATTCTGTCGGTCATCTTCAGCGTTCTGTCTCTGTTCCTGTTCTTCTGCCAGCTCTTCACCCTCACCAAGGGGGGCCGGTTTTACATCACCGGGGTCTTCCAGATCCTGGCTG GTCTGTGCGTGATGAGCGCAGCGTCCATCTACACGGTCAGGCACCTGGACTGGCATTACGGCTCGGAGAACTCCTACGGCTTCGCCTACATCCTGGCCTGGGTGGCCTTCCCGCTGGCGCTCCTCAGCGGCGTCGTCTACGTGATCTTGCGGAAGCGGGAGTGA